From a region of the Calonectris borealis chromosome 2, bCalBor7.hap1.2, whole genome shotgun sequence genome:
- the RBIS gene encoding ribosomal biogenesis factor, with protein MGKSRSRAAKAATVFRIARGAAKAKAKGKARPVTSGLKQINIRNAEKVSTINKAFAEVQKEVQQLSKGTAAEPQKSHQVSTHPEEEPANVDAATSLLSQL; from the exons ATGGGGAAGAGCCGATCGCGGGCGGCCAAGGCGGCCACCGTCTTCCGCATCGCCCGCGGCGCCGCCAAGgccaaggccaagggcaaggcgCGGCCCGTCACCTCCGGGCTGAAGCAG atAAACATTAGAAATGCTGAGAAAGTTAGCACAATAAATAAAGCATTTGCTGAAGTTCAGAAAGAAGTACAGCAGCTATCAAAAGGCACTGCAGCAGAACCTCAGAAGAGTCATCAG gtttccaCACATCCGGAAGAGGAACCAGCAAACGTGGATGCTGCCACAAGCCTATTATCTCAGTTGTAA